The following nucleotide sequence is from Catonella massiliensis.
GCAGCTTCTAAAAACAATGTGAAGCTTGGATGCATATTCCAAACACGCTATAATGATAGTGTTCAGAGACTGAAACAGATGTATGATGACGGAAAATTTGGCAAGGTTACTGCTGCAAGATCATATCTGTCTTGGTATCGCCCTGATGAATATTATAAAGGCAGCAACTGGAAGGGAACTTGGGAGCATGAAGGCGGAGGTACTCTCATAGACCAAGCCATTCATAGTATAGACAGGGTACGCTACATACTTGGAAGCGACGTCAAGTGGATAGAAGGCTCTATCCATAACCATTATCATCCTAAGCTGAATGTAGAGGATACTGCTGAGGCGGCTATTTGCTTCGAAAATGGCTGTATTTACAATCTATACGCCTGCAATTACTATGGTTTTGATTCACCTATCAACATCGAATTTTGTGGTGAGAAAGGACGGTTCGGTCTCATACAGGATGTAGGCTACACCTGGTTCGGTAATGAATATACTGAATATAGGGAAATTAGTAAAGGAAATGCAGTAGGGAAGAATTACTGGGGCACAACCCATATTATGCAAATAGAAGAGTTCTACGATGCCGTACGTGATGATAAAGACATAACTGTAGACGGACTTGAGGGAAGAAAAACTCTTGAGATGATTAAAGGGATTTATCTATCATCCATACGACACGAGCGTATTACATTACCTTTCGAAGATATCAAAATTACAAAGTTCAAATACTAAATTCGGGCTGTCAAATTATTTATAGTTTGACAGCCTTTATTCGTCTTCAGATTATAATTACTTTCATACTTTATTATCTATTCAAATTGCCTCAATGCAATAGAGATTCCGTATGATTATACTAATCAAACCTCGATATAATCTCTCTTAGCTGCATCTCCCAGTTGCTGAGGGCTGAATACCACAGGCAATCTAATACACTACCGTCATTTATTCTGACTGAGGAGCAGATAACAATTGGGAGTTTTAGTCTCTCATTCCTTACAAATTCTACGAATTTGTAGCCGGTAT
It contains:
- a CDS encoding Gfo/Idh/MocA family protein; translated protein: MNKKLKIAIIGCGRISVCYADSLLKLKDKAELCYAVDIDLAKAERFAEPFGCNYTDKLEDIFEKGIDIAHLCLPHDLHAPIAISLMERGIHVLTEKPIALTLQEADDMIKAASKNNVKLGCIFQTRYNDSVQRLKQMYDDGKFGKVTAARSYLSWYRPDEYYKGSNWKGTWEHEGGGTLIDQAIHSIDRVRYILGSDVKWIEGSIHNHYHPKLNVEDTAEAAICFENGCIYNLYACNYYGFDSPINIEFCGEKGRFGLIQDVGYTWFGNEYTEYREISKGNAVGKNYWGTTHIMQIEEFYDAVRDDKDITVDGLEGRKTLEMIKGIYLSSIRHERITLPFEDIKITKFKY